Genomic segment of Cronobacter dublinensis subsp. dublinensis LMG 23823:
TTTCAGGGCCGCCGATGGACTGGTTCAGCACCGGGTTTATCGAAAAGTTAAAGCGCGACTTCTCGATATACCAGCCCTGCTCCGGGTTTTCTGCCTCAACCGGCGTGACGCGCTGCTGCACCAGTTGGGTTTCATGGCCGAGCGGCTCGCCTTCGAGATGGTGCCTGAGGCTCGCCACGTCGGTTTCCGTCGTCACTTGCGGCATGTTCAGCCGCGTTTCGGTCACCCGGATGCGGTTCACGCCTTCCGGCAGGTCGTTCATGATGATACGGTTGGCGCGCTCGATGCCTTCGCGCGAGTCGCGATATTTATACTGCTCGCCGGTCACATAGAGGGTGTCGCCTTTGACCTGAATCTGCGGGTTGTTAAGCCCGGCGTTATATTTCAGCGAGGTGAGCTGATTGGCCACCACGCTGTGCTGCAGCATCGCATCCTGCGGCTGCGGATCATACTCCGGGCGACGGCTATCGTTATACGACGGGCGTAGATCGTTAAAGTTGGTGCGCAGCGTAAAGCCGAACATCACCGTGTTGCCGCGCTCGTAGCTCAGGTTAACGTCCGCCCAGTCGGCGACGCGGTAGATAGCGCCGACGTTGAACTTGCTCTTCTGATCGATTTTGCCCGCGAAGTCTTGGGTGTAGTTGTTGCCTTCATACTCCAGCTTCAGGCGCAGCGGCTGCCACGGGGTCTGGTATTCGACGCCGCCGAAAATCGCGGCCGGGCCGTGGAACATCGTGCTGCCGTCAATAGAGCCCGCGCGCTGGTAGCTCGGGTCGCGATAGCAGAATTTGTCGTCATACTGGCAGAACGGGTTTTTCACGTTGCCGTTGGTGCCGAGATAGCCCCAGCCGAGCCCGAGTGAAAAATCAAACGGGCCCCAGGCTTTGTTGGCGACCAGGTATTCGGCATCAAACAGCCCCGTACCGCCGATATCGCGCGCGCCCACCGCCACCTGCGGCAGCCAGTAGCCCTCTTCCCACAGACGCAGCTTGAGATCGAATGCTTTATCTTTATAGGTCTGGTTACCGGAGAACGACTCCACGTTGGAGTATTCGCGGGTACGCACGTCGGTATAGCGCAGCGTGGTTTCGAGCCACGGGAACAGCTGAATAGACGCCGAGTAGTAACGATACTGGTCGTTGTCGTGATAGTTAAGGCTGAGCTCGCCTTCGCGCGCCATACGCGCCGTCGGCGTCTGCAGCAGGCCCACGCCCCCAAAATCGGTCTGCGAGGGGCCAACAGGCGCCTGATACGTTTCGGCATGACAGCCGCAAGCGACCGCCAGCGCCAGCAGGCTGAAGTAGTGATGTTTTTTCATTAATCCGGTATCCGATGCGTCAGAGAGGAGATGATTTGCTCGTTCAGCCCGTCATACGCTGAGGTAAACGTATGGTCGGCAAAGCCGACGTACAGGATGCTGCCGGGCATCGGTTCGACGTGGCGTTTATTCCAGTAGGCTACCGGCACTTTTTCCACGCGCCCGGTTGGCTGAATAAGCCAGGCGTAGCTGCGCTCAGCGCCGCTCAGACGGCTGACTTCATCGAGGTAATCGGTCACCGGCTTGCCGGGGGTAAAAATTTTCTTGCCAGGCGAGCTGACCAGACCTGCGAGCGTAATGGTGGATGGCTGCTGGCCGACCCATAGCTCATAGTCGCCTTCCAGCGGCGGGTTGTTTTTCGCACGCACCCGCACCCGGTCAGGATCGAGGATCACGCGCTGACGACCCGTCACTTTCATAGCCTGCAACTGCTGGCGCACGCGGTTAATCGCCGCGCCGTCTTCGCCGCCCTCTTCGGCGGCCAGTGACGCCAGGCGGCTTAACAGCACCTGATGCTTCGCCTGCGCTTCAACGCTTGCCTGACGTTCGCTGATAACCGCGCCCAGCCACCAGCTGCCGGCTAACTGCGGTTGAGAAACTAGATCGGCGAGATGTTTCGCGCCGGAGACTTTTAGCGGCTGTGCATGGTCCCGATAAACGGTAATGGTGCCGTCGGCGAAAGCGGAAAAGCTGCCGAGGCTAAATATCAGCGAAGCGATAAGAGTGGTTTTCATTATTTCGCTGCCTTCAACAGAATAGTGGTGATGGGAAAATAGCCCGCACCCAGATATTGTTTTGACTGACGAATCTGCCCTTCGCTGTCCACCCAGAAGCGGTTATGCCAGGTGGCCGCGTCGGTGGTCACTTCTTCATCCAGCACGCGCACGGTCGTCGTGTCGCTGCCCACGTTCAGCGTGTCGGTGCCGTCCCAGGTAAAAGTGGAACGCGCGGTGGCGTAACGCACCTGATGGCGCTCGGTCCAGCCCATCGTGCGCGTCCAGGTGGCGCCGTCGATAATTTGGTTCGCGTGCGCCAGCGGGTCGGCGGCCACGTTATTGATGTCGATAAGATTGTCGGCGAGGCTTAAGGTTTTCACGACGCGGCCATGCTGCGTCACGATGGTCGCACGGTCCTGCGTAACCCATTTTTGCTGGCCATTCTCAGAAAACGCGAGCACCACAAAAAGCTGCGGGCCATTATTCAGCGTCATGTACTGGCTGGCGTAGGGCATATTCTGGATATCTTCATCCGTGAGCTGCACGCCATCCGGGCCGAAGATACTTTGCCTGAGTGAATTGCCGAGTTCCCTGGTGGTGGTGGAGCAGGCCTGGAGCATCAGGCACATCAACACAATCGCGAGTCGCTTCACGATATTTCCCCAAAAAAAGTCAAAATAACCACACCGTAGTGTGGTTATGGTTAAAGCCCCCGAAGGGTTTACTGGGTGGTGCTGGTGGTGGTGGTAGTGGTGGTACCGGTATTGGAACCATCACCGCCGCCGGTGGCGGCAAGCGCCACACCGACTACCGACCCTACAGTGCTTGACGCGGTGGCGCTGGAGCTGCCCACCGACACGGAGGTTGCTGCCGAGCCTGCCGCTTCACCGACGCTAACCGGTTCAGCCTGGGCTGAGGCAGCAGCGCCCAGCGCTGCAATGGCGAAAACGCCACTAAGGATTTTCTTCATATCAATTTCCCTTCATTGAATGAATGGAGATTTACCCGAAAAGATTTTCAGGCGCTTCCGAGTATACACAACAACCCCTGTCGGTTTACGACACAGGGAAATAGGCACAGGGTTTTAGGATAATTAGACAAATAACGCGAGATGGCATAATGAATTTTATATAAATCGCATATTTTTCAATTTGTTATAATATATACCTGCAAGATGTTTATCCGGTTTATCTGAAACCCTTCCGGCGTGCGTAAGCCGGGCGCGGCGATTTTCGGATTAACCTCAAGATTAAAGAGTAGCGGGAAGACGGCGGACAACAAGATTTATCTGAGAAAAAAATGCCGGCATATTGCCGGCATCATTACGCTTATTTTTCAGGGCTGCTGCTCTCAGCCGCGCCAGGCTTTATAACGGTTAATTAAGCCGTTGGTCGAGCTGTCATGGCTGTCGATCGCTTTCTCATCGCCAAGCTCCGGCAGGATGCGGTTAGCGAGCTGCTTGCCAAGCTCCACGCCCCACTGGTCGAAGGTGAAGATGTTCAGGATTGCGCCCTGGGTGAAGATTTTGTGCTCGTAGAGCGCAATCAGCGCGCCCAGGCTGAATGGCGTTATCTCGCGCAGCAGAATGGAGTTGGTCGGGCGGTTGCCCTGGAACACTTTAAACGGCACCACGTGATCGAGGGTTTTCGGATCTTTGCCCTGCGCGGCGAATTCCTGCTCCACGACCTCGCGGGATTTACCGAACGCCAGCGCCTCGGTCTGGGCGAAGAAGTTAGACAGCAGCTTCGGATGGTGGTCAGAGAGCGGGTTATGCGTGATAGCCGGCGCGATGAAATCGCACGGCACCAGCTTGGTGCCCTGGTGGATCAGCTGGTAAAACGCGTGCTGGCCGTTGGTGCCCGGCTCGCCCCAGATAATCGGGCCAGTCTGGTAATCCACGGCGTTGCCGTTGCGGTCAACGTATTTGCCGTTGGATTCCATGTTGCCCTGCTGGAAGTACGCCGCGAAACGGTGCATGTACTGGTCGTACGGCAGGATCGCTTCGGTTTCCGCGCCAAAGAAGTTGTTGTACCAGATGCCAATCAGCGCCAGCAGCACCGGCAGGTTTTTGTCGAGCGCGGTGGTGGAGAAGTGCTGGTCCATCGCGTGCGCGCCGGAGAGCAGCTCGACAAAGTTGTCGTAACCGACAGACAGAATAATGGACAGGCCAATCGCCGACCACAGGGAGTAACGGCCGCCGACCCAGTCCCAGAATTCAAACATATTGGCGGTGTCGATACCGAACTCGCCGACCGCTTTGGCGTTAGTGGAAAGCGCCGCGAAGTGCTTCGCCACGTGTTTTTCATCACCGGCCGTGTTCAGGAACCAGTCACGCGCGCTGTGGGCGTTGGTCATGGTTTCCTGGGTGGTGAAAGTTTTGGAGGCGACCAGGAACAGCGTGGATTCCGGGTTCACGTTTTTCAGCACTTCGGCGATGTGAGTGCCATCGACGTTAGAGACGAAGTGCATGTTCAGGTGGTTTTTGTACGGACGCAGCGCTTCGGTCACCATGAACGGGCCGAGGTCAGAGCCGCCGATACCGATGTTTACCACGTCAGTAATAGGTTTACCGGTATAGCCTTTCCATTCGCCAGAGATAATCGCTTCGGAGAATTTTTTCATTTTCTCCAGTACGGCGTTCACTTCCGGCATGACGTCTTTGCCGTCCACCAGAATAGGCGTGTTGCTGCGGTTGCGCAGCGCGACGTGCAGCACGGCGCGGTCTTCGGTGCGGTTAATCTTCTCGCCGGAGAACATGGATTTGATAGCGCCCGCCAGATCGGTCTCTTTTGCGAGATCCAGCAGTTTGCTGAGCGTTTCTTCGGTGATGCGGTTTTTGGAGTAGTCCACCAGCATCAAATCATTGAAGGTGGCAGAGAATTTACTGAAGCGGTCGGCGTCGTTGGCGAAGAGCTCAGCGATCGTGACCTCTTTCATGGCGTCAAAGTGATTCTGTAGTGCCTGCCAGGCAGAAGTCTGCGTTGGGTTGATGTTTTTCATAGCAATACTCTTGTGATTTGAGAATCGTGACTGCGGTCGATTGTAGCGCCAGTCGCTGAAATTGTGATGATTTTTATCATAAGGCCGGACGCAAGCCTTCCCAGAGACCAGAGCAAAGTATAGCCGTTATAAGTTATTTTCCTGGCAGGCCGCGTAACATGAAAAATCCCCATGACCGTATCGTTGACAATCCCCCGGCCAAACCTTTATTTATGAATACGTCCCGCTACGATGCGCGCTGCGCGCCATCTGCCGGACAATTTTATAGTGTTTCAGGCGCAATACATGGAAACCTGAAATAGCTGAAAACCGATACTCCAGCATTTCGTTTTGCCAGGCCAGACATGCCGCGGGAAAACAAATAGCAATGAGTCGCTGTTTTCCAAAATAGTTCGGGATGTGGCAAGGCGGTAAGCGAGAAAGCAAACGCACGCTCAGTCTGAACAAAACCGATACTCCAGCATTTCGTTTTGCCGCAAGGCGGCGACGCAGCGAATCCTCAGGAGCATACAAAGGTATGTGACTGGGGTGAGC
This window contains:
- a CDS encoding YjbH domain-containing protein — protein: MKKHHYFSLLALAVACGCHAETYQAPVGPSQTDFGGVGLLQTPTARMAREGELSLNYHDNDQYRYYSASIQLFPWLETTLRYTDVRTREYSNVESFSGNQTYKDKAFDLKLRLWEEGYWLPQVAVGARDIGGTGLFDAEYLVANKAWGPFDFSLGLGWGYLGTNGNVKNPFCQYDDKFCYRDPSYQRAGSIDGSTMFHGPAAIFGGVEYQTPWQPLRLKLEYEGNNYTQDFAGKIDQKSKFNVGAIYRVADWADVNLSYERGNTVMFGFTLRTNFNDLRPSYNDSRRPEYDPQPQDAMLQHSVVANQLTSLKYNAGLNNPQIQVKGDTLYVTGEQYKYRDSREGIERANRIIMNDLPEGVNRIRVTETRLNMPQVTTETDVASLRHHLEGEPLGHETQLVQQRVTPVEAENPEQGWYIEKSRFNFSINPVLNQSIGGPENFYMYQLGLMGTADLWLTDHLLTTGSVFVNLANNYDKFSYTNPKDNSPLPRVRTRVREYVENNYYVNNMQANYFQHLGGDFYGQVYAGYLETMYAGAGAEVLWRPVDSNWAFGVNGNYVKQRDWTSPQNMMKFTDYSVKTGHLTAYWTPPFAQDVLFKASVGQYLAGDKGGTLEVMKHFDSGIVVGAYATITNVSPEEYGEGDFTKGVYVSVPFDLFTTSPTRSRAAIGWTPLTRDGGQMLGRKFDLYSMTSDKSLNFR
- a CDS encoding capsule biosynthesis GfcC D2 domain-containing protein, with the translated sequence MKTTLIASLIFSLGSFSAFADGTITVYRDHAQPLKVSGAKHLADLVSQPQLAGSWWLGAVISERQASVEAQAKHQVLLSRLASLAAEEGGEDGAAINRVRQQLQAMKVTGRQRVILDPDRVRVRAKNNPPLEGDYELWVGQQPSTITLAGLVSSPGKKIFTPGKPVTDYLDEVSRLSGAERSYAWLIQPTGRVEKVPVAYWNKRHVEPMPGSILYVGFADHTFTSAYDGLNEQIISSLTHRIPD
- a CDS encoding YjbF family lipoprotein, which encodes MKRLAIVLMCLMLQACSTTTRELGNSLRQSIFGPDGVQLTDEDIQNMPYASQYMTLNNGPQLFVVLAFSENGQQKWVTQDRATIVTQHGRVVKTLSLADNLIDINNVAADPLAHANQIIDGATWTRTMGWTERHQVRYATARSTFTWDGTDTLNVGSDTTTVRVLDEEVTTDAATWHNRFWVDSEGQIRQSKQYLGAGYFPITTILLKAAK
- the yjbE gene encoding exopolysaccharide production protein YjbE — protein: MKKILSGVFAIAALGAAASAQAEPVSVGEAAGSAATSVSVGSSSATASSTVGSVVGVALAATGGGDGSNTGTTTTTTTSTTQ
- the pgi gene encoding glucose-6-phosphate isomerase; protein product: MKNINPTQTSAWQALQNHFDAMKEVTIAELFANDADRFSKFSATFNDLMLVDYSKNRITEETLSKLLDLAKETDLAGAIKSMFSGEKINRTEDRAVLHVALRNRSNTPILVDGKDVMPEVNAVLEKMKKFSEAIISGEWKGYTGKPITDVVNIGIGGSDLGPFMVTEALRPYKNHLNMHFVSNVDGTHIAEVLKNVNPESTLFLVASKTFTTQETMTNAHSARDWFLNTAGDEKHVAKHFAALSTNAKAVGEFGIDTANMFEFWDWVGGRYSLWSAIGLSIILSVGYDNFVELLSGAHAMDQHFSTTALDKNLPVLLALIGIWYNNFFGAETEAILPYDQYMHRFAAYFQQGNMESNGKYVDRNGNAVDYQTGPIIWGEPGTNGQHAFYQLIHQGTKLVPCDFIAPAITHNPLSDHHPKLLSNFFAQTEALAFGKSREVVEQEFAAQGKDPKTLDHVVPFKVFQGNRPTNSILLREITPFSLGALIALYEHKIFTQGAILNIFTFDQWGVELGKQLANRILPELGDEKAIDSHDSSTNGLINRYKAWRG